One Pyxicephalus adspersus chromosome 3, UCB_Pads_2.0, whole genome shotgun sequence genomic window carries:
- the UCHL1 gene encoding ubiquitin carboxyl-terminal hydrolase isozyme L1: MSINLTNWVCLSLLTNLSLQFRDKSGVSSQIKYIDVLSLEPDYLKAFPKAVHALMFAFSPTPKHEEFRNKQTEDKQLDSKVFFVKQTFENSSVIVAMIHTIANNKDSVSFGENSSLKNFIDAAGDASPDERGKLLEKNEALLSDFKSAAEGFVRQEGGDHCNVTVLVEVNGHLYEIDGQIDRPIDHGPLSDKSFLENAGQVCKQYTEQAKDEVRFSAVALVKDA; the protein is encoded by the exons ATGTCTATAAATCTCACAAATTGGGTTTGCTTATCCTTACTAACAAATTTGTCTTTACAGTTTCGGGACAAATCaggggtttcctcccaaattaaATACATCGATGTGTTGAGTTTGGAACCAGATTACCTAAAAGCTTTTCCCAAAGCAGTCCATGCTCTCATGTTTGCCTTCTCACCAACACCAAAG CATGAAGAATTCCGAAATAAGCAAACTGAGGACAAGCAGCTGGACTCTAAAGTGTTTTTTGTGAAGCAGACATTTGAAAACTCCAGTGTAATTGTCGCCATGATTCACACTATAGCTAATAACAAAGATTCGGTGAGTTTTG GTGAGAATTCTTCACTGAAGAACTTTATTGATGCAGCTGGTGATGCCTCACCCGATGAAAGGGGAAAGCTGTTGGAAAAAAACGAg gctTTGTTGTCAGATTTCAAGTCTGCAGCTGAGGGCTTTGTTAGG cAAGAGGGAGGTGACCACTGCAATGTAACTGTACTTGTTGAAGTGAACGGTCACCTATATGAGATTG ATGGACAAATTGATAGACCTATTGACCATGGGCCACTATCTGACAAGTCCTTCCTGGAG AATGCTGGTCAAGTTTGCAAGCAGTACACTGAGCAGGCAAAGGATGAAGTTCGTTTTTCAGCTGTAGCCCTTGTCAAGGATGCATAA